Within the Marinobacter qingdaonensis genome, the region CGATGGCGGCAGCGGCAGGAATCGCCAGGCCATGGCCACGCCGATCATGGTCACCGGCGCGGGCGCAAACATGACGTAGCGCCAGCTCAGCTGATCCACCAGGAAGCCGCCGAGGACCGGGCCCAGGGCCGGCGCCAGGATCACCCCCATGCCGTAGATGCCCATGGCCTGGCCGCGCCGTTCGCGCGGGAAGACCCGGAACACCAGGTACATGCCCATGGGCTGCATCAGCCCGGCCATGGCACCCTGGCCGACCCGGGCGGCGATCAGTTGTTCGGGAGAGACGGCAAAGCCGCCGGCAATGGAGATAACGGTGAACAGGAACATGGCGACCGCGAGGGTCTTGCGCACGCCGAAATGGTCGAGCAGCCAGGCCGAGGCCAGCATGGTGGTGGTCATGGCGGCGATGAAACCGGTCGCCAGCCAGTGCACCCGGCCCTGGCGAATGCCGAATTCCAGCATGATGTCGTGCAGCGCCACGTTGACCACGGTGGCGCTGAGCACCGTGGCCATGGTGCCCAGCATGACCGTGGCCACCGCCAGCCAGCGCCAGCGCTCGCCGTACCGGGCTTTCAGGCCCTCAACCGTGTTATCGGCCAAGGCTTACTTCAGCTGCTCGGCGTTTTCCAGGATCTTGTTGAATACCCGGACCGTGCATTCGATGTCGTCGTCGCTGAGCCCTGCCAGCATCTGATCGCGCAGCTTCTCCGCCCGCTCGGTCAGGTCGTCCATGAACGCCCGGCCGGCCTTGGTCAGGAACAGGCGGCGGGCCCGGCGATCGTTGGGGCAGGGCCGGCGCTCGATCAGGCCCTGCTGCTCCAGGCTGTCCAGCAGCCGGACCAGGGTCGGGTTCTCAATCGCCATCAGGTTCGCCAGCTCCCGCTGGGTCAGGCCCTCGCCGCCCTTGTCCAGGTATACCATGGTGCTCCAGCGGGCCTGGGTCACACCCAGGTCCTTCAGGCGCTCGTCGAGCATTTTTCGCCAGCGACGGGTTACCCGGGCGACCGCAAACGGGAACTGATCTTTCATGCTTCAAACTCCATTCATGAAGCCGCCGACCGCGGGCCTCGACCCCGCGCCATCCCGGCTTCAGGCGTACATGGCAGAAAGTACCAATAGTATGCTAACCATTGCCATAAATACAGATGCGGAATGGAAAACAGTGTCGGGGAATACCGAGAGCGGCTCAGCTGGCCTGGCGCTGTTCCTGCTCGTGCATCTGCTCGACCTCGGGCGACTCGTGAAAGGCCTCGTTGCGCGGATCCAGCTCGGCCAGCACCGGCGAGGTTTCCGGCATGGCCGGAACATAGTGTTCCTGGTCCTGGACCGGTACATCCTCGGTGTGGCTGATGCGGTAGCTGGTGATCACCGCCAGCAGCAGCAGGAAGCCGACGTTGCCGAAGAACAGGCCCGACGGTCCCAGCAGGTTGATCAGCTCGGCCATCACGATCGGGCCGATGACACTGCCCACCCCGTAGCTGAGCAGCAGGGTGGCACTGGCGGCCACGATTCGGTTGCTTTCCATGCGGTCATTGGTGATGGCGACGGCAACCGGGTACAGCGACGCCGACAGACCGGTGAACAGGCCGACAAACAGCGTCAGCATGCCCGGGTTGGCAGCCCCGACCATGCCCACCACGCCGGCAGCACCGGCCGCCAGCAGGGCGATGCAGAACATCACCCGGCGCCGGTCAAAGTGGTCACACAACCGGCCCAGAGGCCAGGCCAGCAGCATGGCGGCGACGATGGCACTGGCCATGAAGGTCGAGGTCTTGGCGACATCCAGCCCCACCAGAGTCGCGTAGACCGGCCCCAGGGCGTAGAAACCGCCGATCATGACCCCGCAGATCAGGGCCCCGGCCACGCCGGAAAAGGATTCCCGCGCCAGGGTGAAGAAGGAAATCCGGTGCACCTGCTCGATCACCGGCGCCTCCATCCGGGTCAGGGACAGCGGCAACAACGCCAGGGTCAGCAGGATGGCAGCCAGCGAGAAAGGCATGAAATTGGCCGGGTCGCCGACGTTGACAATCAGCTGACCGCCGGCGGCCGACAGGTAGAACACGATCTGGTACACCGCGAACAGGGCGCCCCGGTTGGCGTTGGTGGCGCGGCTGGAAAACCAGCTTTCGATCACCACCAGGACCCCGGCGAT harbors:
- a CDS encoding MarR family transcriptional regulator, translated to MKDQFPFAVARVTRRWRKMLDERLKDLGVTQARWSTMVYLDKGGEGLTQRELANLMAIENPTLVRLLDSLEQQGLIERRPCPNDRRARRLFLTKAGRAFMDDLTERAEKLRDQMLAGLSDDDIECTVRVFNKILENAEQLK
- a CDS encoding MFS transporter, whose translation is MTRMVASLSALIMSIVLLVSGNAFLMTLLGIRLSIEAVSPDIIGWILVCYSIGFVLGTLYVHKIIGRVGHIRAFAVFAATSAVAALLYPMAVSELFWAVLRVVSGFSIAGVLVVIESWFSSRATNANRGALFAVYQIVFYLSAAGGQLIVNVGDPANFMPFSLAAILLTLALLPLSLTRMEAPVIEQVHRISFFTLARESFSGVAGALICGVMIGGFYALGPVYATLVGLDVAKTSTFMASAIVAAMLLAWPLGRLCDHFDRRRVMFCIALLAAGAAGVVGMVGAANPGMLTLFVGLFTGLSASLYPVAVAITNDRMESNRIVAASATLLLSYGVGSVIGPIVMAELINLLGPSGLFFGNVGFLLLLAVITSYRISHTEDVPVQDQEHYVPAMPETSPVLAELDPRNEAFHESPEVEQMHEQEQRQAS